One genomic segment of Oncorhynchus clarkii lewisi isolate Uvic-CL-2024 unplaced genomic scaffold, UVic_Ocla_1.0 unplaced_contig_5338_pilon_pilon, whole genome shotgun sequence includes these proteins:
- the LOC139403097 gene encoding zinc finger protein 638-like isoform X1 gives MQKNNKKNLVQNMGQQQRALACTALTKPGNNFALLTESPSQLYPLSAWADRAASAFGTIGRGTPFLFGPSAAIRLAQIEAQLALHQLSIIAAASNHGNQQRALLNLLQQAAANNIAQPLAPVMYQPQQQGAPFNRPRNMPYHQQQPGHSTGSNNMAQMNSYQAGQFPPQTRLPEELESAISVRVQGGRDEDHRLLNQNTQISRQHCVDPRLLGDGRSGSSETAYSNSNNLVSLSCDDQQNQMQDVDWSNYQTPSKLFGLNQQQHLQQSSHSHANPNSGHSGGGMQSWNAPVPPPARPQGGNMQGLYVPESAGSILAGFGLSNDDLEVLSHYPDDQLTPDTLPFILRDIQIHKTNRNTGPPAFSQTLPAIPNLPPPLRLSPPQRHPAHSCTTNIPTFLSVTQTAGKVIDYGHASRAAEEGRDSYKCELPSKERATKPESTGSSLKRKAESPRRHDDSSDSKKDKDYRRRAPIPDTHKHKRTPVREPLSRSWSEREGSRSRPQFEARSESSKSTRPSGAKRSSSATMRLPTPTMIGDFSADPPKVYPHTCSLCDMQCERAKDWIDHVNTVNHTASCRDLRNKYPDWNPNVPRRDPSQGQDVCATWQSLERSPSRSVSRSLSWSPSPTPPLDRSRRISPPTSHGHAHHTSGRHSPSQSHRGSASSAHRPEKRTSESSGISTGSSSREGLKRSRNDPAKCATGHGNRAGVSGKHESGKRESYLSSTSKFPASMSEKPHRPSSSKPGAKPAAGKETALGQDSELQSSNAPQKKPNPTQQKKNPPGSYLLYLSGLPVDAKYQEVVSLVQSFGKVTNVLIIRNEEGDENQGQPQYSKATVCMQKEQDAKALAECLTLTIREHPISVSDQNGEEELTSSIPVIIKGEVIGAPKTPAAPNEAVKVPEASVGQKNSNEIHREQVKPQRKRKRGCRAGQLERLKRLQRENKRGMVKITGLPESGCSEIDIAKLAQPFGTPVKILLITKPSEALVTMQDVETAQKMVKVYTDMPVCINDSVLNMSLLPNLLVDFNRPVALFHSLMGPRNPVSKAEVGGDDDWNRLLVVSNIPATPSGPTEIQNLVQRFGTVQQTLALKDKIIFEMGTADMAKSVFNRFQKFPCIVQNNKLAFSWKPDPKTDLPKVDISSAGSTASTDGNDSQTAETTMPPGGQEDSLSQSGLKVESGTGVDTKVEGQEVQPGNEGMNVEKGVQATKSPALEGKDQEKEPDASSLQPAGVNQREPGGQGGEVVTEKVVDVSTTQSEEPVSSDATSAPQAAKPETEKMSVSSSTPAPKVMAAIIEALRQESRNRSSTRITTDQAAAENPPGKQPKDKETPDVQAAPALPRVTPEILKVLLEECRVRSTSRAGAEQARKEQAQAPPAGQKPSTGNRRDHSGDREPGREQATKRKTREEEREERERARRERERRLKTQEEEKEKGRREREKRRSYRERSSGSPGSRSSMRYEGSRHSGKSGARSESRRGNGEEKQQEEEELGEKHVPFDMEDFVTVDEVGEAAAVPRPLPETTTEVTEVTEVTVNDPVTTASEAEQQAPADTTSMELEGEPGTAKVREEALDKREQKEGLSPATTEGPVKTAEGPGDVTEETFPDCQDDIKEPVVTVPKTTCDEVTEESTTTDAPAAAGEEERDGRVEGLNMGTFLTVDEVGQVEEDGEKRSAENVESKRRRTSQEEREEETARRKMKMEPLFYKDYSIPPFNPDSPVGMEFLVPKSGFFCKVCSKFYSGTDEAEKNHCKTLKHHQNLEKSLEKWRVKKD, from the exons CTTCGCGTTGCTCACAGAAAGTCCATCCCAGCTCTACCCTCTATCAGCTTGGGCAGATAGGGCAGCCAGTGCCTTCGGTACCATAGGCCGGGGAACCCCGTTCCTCTTCGGACCGTCCGCGGCTATCCGCCTGGCCCAGATCGAAGCCCAGCTAGCCCTGCACCAACTGAGCATCATCGCCGCTGCCAGTAACCACGGCAACCAGCAACGGGCCCTGCTCAACCTTCTCCAGCAAGCAGCTGCCAACAACATCGCTCAGCCGCTTGCCCCCGTCATGTACCAGCCTCAGCAACAGGGGGCACCCTTCAACAGGCCCAGGAACATGCCATACCATCAACAACAACCGGGTCACTCTACGGGCAGCAACAACATGGCCCAGATGAACAGCTACCAGGCGGGTCAGTTCCCGCCGCAAACACGGCTACCCGAGGAGCTGGAGTCAGCGATCTCTGTCCGTGTTCAGGGTGGGAGGGACGAGGACCACCGACTACTCAACCAGAATACCCAGATCTCCCGGCAGCACTGTGTAGATCCCCGCCTGCTCGGGGACGGTCGGAGTGGGAGTTCAGAGACTGCCTATTCTAACAGCAACAACCTTGTTTCGCTCTCCTGCGATGACCAGCAGAATCAGATGCAAGATGTGGACTGGTCCAACTACCAGACTCCCAGTAAACTCTTTGGTCTCAATCAGCAGCAGCACCTCCAGCAATCCTCCCACTCTCATGCTAACCCCAATAGCGGGCATTCAGGAGGGGGCATGCAAAGCTGGAATGCTCCTGTTCCTCCACCGGCTCGTCCACAGGGTGGAAACATGCAGGGTCTGTACGTACCCGAGAGCGCAGGCAGTATCCTGGCCGGCTTCGGTTTGTCAAACGATGACCTGGAGGTTCTCAGCCACTACCCTGATGACCAACTAACTCCAGACACTCTGCCCTTCATCCTACGTGACATACAGAtacacaaaacaaacagaaacacaggCCCTCCTGCGTTCTCTCAAACTCTCCCTGCTATTCCTAACCTGCCGCCACCGCTGCGTCTTTCTCCCCCACAGCGGCATCCTGCACATTCATGTACGACCAACATCCCAACTTTTCTGAGTGTGACGCAAACGGCGGGCAAAGTTATCGACTACGGCCATGCGAGTAGGGCGGCGGAAGAGGGTAGGGACTCTTACAAATGCGAGCTACCGTCCAAGGAGAGAGCGACTAAACCAGAGTCCACCGGTTCGTCTTTGAAACGTAAAGCTGAATCCCCAAGGCGGCACGACGACTCTTCCGACTCAAAGAAAGACAAAGACTACAGGAGGCGTGCTCCAATCCCCGACACTCACAAGCACAAAAGAACGCCCGTCAGAGAGCCGCTATCGAGATCTTGGTCAGAGCGCGAAGGGTCCAGATCAAGGCCACAGTTTGAAGCCAGGAGTGAGTCGTCAAAATCAACCAGACCCTCCGGTGCCAAACGCAGCTCTAGCGCAACCATGAGGCTCCCAACACCCACCATGATAGGTGATTTCTCGGCGGACCCTCCGAAGGTGTACCCCCACACCTGCTCCCTGTGCGACATGCAATGTGAACGGGCTAAG GACTGGATCGATCACGTAAACACAGTCAACCACACAGCTAGCTGCAGAGATCTGCGCAACAA GTATCCAGACTGGAATCCAAATGTCCCAAG GAGGGACCCGTCTCAAGGTCAGGATGTCTGTGCCACCTGGCAGTCCCTAGAacgctctccctcccgctcagtCTCCCGTTCCTTGTCCTggtccccctcccccaccccccctctggACCGAAGCAGAAGGATCTCTCCGCCCACCTCCCATGGACACGCCCACCACACCTCTGGTCGGCACAGCCCCTCCCAGTCCCATCGGGGTTCTGCCTCCAGCGCTCACAGGCCGGAGAAGAGAACAAGCGAATCCTCAG GGATATCTACTGGGAGCTCCTCTCGAGAAGGCCTGAAGCGTTCCAGAAATGACCCCGCCAAGTGTGCGACTGGCCACGGCAACAGAGCAGGGGTTTCTGGGAAACACGAGTCCGGGAAACGTGAGTCCTATTTGTCGTCCACCAGCAAGTTTCCGGCGTCCATGTCTGAGAAGCCACATCGCCCATCTTCCTCTAAGCCAGGCGCCAAGCCAGCGGCCGGGAAGGAGACCGCCTTAGGACAGGACTCAGAG CTCCAGTCCTCCAACGCGCCACAGAAGAAGCCGAATCCAACGCAGCAGAAGAAGAATCCTCCAGGTTCCTACTTGCTCTATCTGTCAGGCCTCCCTGTAGATGCCAAGTACCAGGAAGTGGTGTCACTGGTGCAGTCCTTTGGCAAGGTCACCAATGTCCTCATCATCAGGAACGAGGAGGGGGATGAGAACCAGGGGCAGCCGCAATACAGTAAA GCCACTGTTTGCATGCAGAAAGAGCAGGATGCGAAAGCACTGGCTGAGTGCCTCACTCTCACCATACGGGAACACCCCATCTCTGTCTCCGACCAG AATGGTGAGGAGGAGCTTACTTCCTCCATACCTGTCATTATAAAGGG AGAAGTGATCGGTGCTCCCAAGACACCTGCAGCCCCCAACGAGGCCGTCAAAGTCCCAG aagcCAGCGTTGGTCAGAAGAATTCAAATGAG ATACACAGGGAGCAGGTGAAGccacagaggaagaggaagaggggctgTAGAGCGGGACAGCTCGAGAGACTCAAAAGACTACAGAGGGAAAACAAG AGGGGCATGGTCAAGATTACTGGACTTCCTGAAAGCGGCTGCTCCGAGATTGATATCGCAAAGCTGGCCCAGCCCTTCGGAACACCTGTCAAGATCCTCCTCATCACCAAGCCCAGTGAG GCTTTGGTCACCATGCAGGATGTGGAGACAGCCCAGAAGATGGTGAAAGTTTACACCGACATGCCTGTCTGCATCAACGACTCTGTTCTGAACATGAGCCTGCTTCCAAACCTCCTGGTGGACTTCAACAGACCG GTGGCACTTTTCCATTCATTGATGGGACCCAGGAATCCTGTTAGT AAGGCGGAGGTGGGAGGTGATGATGACTGGAACCGTCTCCTGGTTGTCAGTAACATCCCGGCCACGCCCTCCGGCCCAACAGAGATCCAGAACCTGGTCCAGCGCTTCGGCACAGTCCAACAGACTCTGGCACTCAAGGACAAG atcatctttgagatgggAACAGCAGACATGGCCAAGAGTGTCTTCAACCGCTTCCAGAAGTTTCCCTGCATAGTTCAGAACAACAAGCTTGCCTTCTCCTGGAAACCTGATCCTAAGACTGATCTACCTAAAGTCGACATCTCCTCTGCTGGCTCAACAGCTTCGACTGATGGCAATGACTCCCAGACTGCAGAGACCACTATGCCCCCTGGTGGCCAGGAGGACTCACTGTCTCAGTCAGGATTAAAGGTGGAGTCAGGAACCGGGGTTGATACTAAGGTTGAAGGACAGGAGGTTCAGCCAGGGAATGAAGGGATGAACGTTGAAAAAGGGGTTCAAGCCACAAAGTCTCCAGCTTTAGAAGGAAAGGATCAAGAGAAGGAGCCTGATGCATCTTCCTTACAGCCAGCAGGAGTGAACCAGAGAGAACCTGGAGGTCAGGGTGGAGAGGTCGTCACAGAGAAAGTTGTAGACGTTTCAACAACGCAGTCCGAAGAACCAGTCTCCTCAGATGCTACCTCCGCTCCTCAAGCTGCTAAACCAGAGACAGAGAAAATGTCTGTTTCCAGTTCCACCCCAGCCCCAAAAGTGATGGCAGCCATCATAGAGGCCTTACGACAGGAGAGCAGGAACAGATCCTCTACCAGGATTACCACCGACCAGGCTGCAGCTGAGAATCCTCCAGGTAAACAACCAAAAGATAAGGAGACTCCAGATGTTCAGGCTGCCCCCGCTCTACCCAGAGTGACCCCAGAGATCCTGAAGGTGCTGCTGGAGGAGTGCAGGGTCCGGTCCACCAGTAGGGCCGGCGCTGAGCAGGCCAGGAAGGAGCAGGCTCAGGCGCCCCCTGCAGGCCAAAAGCCATCCACTGGAAACCGAAGAGACCACAGTGGAGACAGGGAGCCTGGAAGAGAGCAGGCCACCAAGAGGAAGACCCgcgaggaggaaagggaggagagggagagagcgaggagggagagggagaggaggctgaagacccaagaggaggagaaggagaaaggaaggagggagagagagaagaggcggTCCTACAGGGAACGGTCATCAGGATCACCGGGGTCCCGGTCCTCTATGAGGTATGAGGGGAGCCGACACAGTGGGAAGAGCGGCGCCAGGTCTGAGTCCAGGAGAGGAAACGGAGAGGAGAAACAGCAG gaagaggaggagttagGTGAGAAGCACGTCCCCTTCGACATGGAAGACTTTGTGACTGTGGACGAGGTGGGGGAAGCAGCTGCGGTGCCCCGTCCTCTCCCCGAGACAACCACAGAGGTGACTGAGGTTACAGAGGTGACCGTCAACGACCCTGTGACCACAGCCTCTGAGGCAGAGCAGCAGGCACCAGCTGACACTACATCGATGGAGTTGGAGGGTGAGCCTGGGACAGCCAAGGTACGGGAGGAAGCGCTGGACAAACGAGAACAGAAGGAGGGGTTGTCCCCAGCAACCACAGAGGGGCCGGTGAAGACTGCAGAGGGACCTGGGGACGTGACAGAGGAGACATTTCCAGACTGTCAGGATGACATCAAAGAG CCTGTGGTCACTGTGCCGAAGACAACCTGCGACGAGGTCACTGAGGAGTCCACAACCACAGACGCACCTGCCGCCGCTGGAGAAGAGGAACGGGATGGACGAGTGGAGGGCCTCAACATGGGGACGTTTCTGACGGTGGACGAGGTGGGACAGGTGGAGGAGGACGGGGAGAAGAGGTCTGCTGAGAACG TGGAGTCGAAGCGAAGGAGGACAtctcaggaggagagagaggaggagacggcgaggaggaagatgaagatggAACCCCTCTTTTATAAAGACTACAGCATCCCTCCCTTCAACCCTGACAGCCCTGTCG GCATGGAGTTTCTGGTCCCCAAGTCAGGCTTCTTCTGCAAGGTGTGTTCTAAGTTCTACAGCGGAACTGACGAGGCTGAGAAGAACCACTGCAAGACCCTCAAACACCATCAGAACCTGGAG AAATCCCTGGAGAAGTGGAGAGTGAAGAAAGACTGA
- the LOC139403097 gene encoding zinc finger protein 638-like isoform X3 encodes MYQPQQQGAPFNRPRNMPYHQQQPGHSTGSNNMAQMNSYQAGQFPPQTRLPEELESAISVRVQGGRDEDHRLLNQNTQISRQHCVDPRLLGDGRSGSSETAYSNSNNLVSLSCDDQQNQMQDVDWSNYQTPSKLFGLNQQQHLQQSSHSHANPNSGHSGGGMQSWNAPVPPPARPQGGNMQGLYVPESAGSILAGFGLSNDDLEVLSHYPDDQLTPDTLPFILRDIQIHKTNRNTGPPAFSQTLPAIPNLPPPLRLSPPQRHPAHSCTTNIPTFLSVTQTAGKVIDYGHASRAAEEGRDSYKCELPSKERATKPESTGSSLKRKAESPRRHDDSSDSKKDKDYRRRAPIPDTHKHKRTPVREPLSRSWSEREGSRSRPQFEARSESSKSTRPSGAKRSSSATMRLPTPTMIGDFSADPPKVYPHTCSLCDMQCERAKDWIDHVNTVNHTASCRDLRNKYPDWNPNVPRRDPSQGQDVCATWQSLERSPSRSVSRSLSWSPSPTPPLDRSRRISPPTSHGHAHHTSGRHSPSQSHRGSASSAHRPEKRTSESSGISTGSSSREGLKRSRNDPAKCATGHGNRAGVSGKHESGKRESYLSSTSKFPASMSEKPHRPSSSKPGAKPAAGKETALGQDSELQSSNAPQKKPNPTQQKKNPPGSYLLYLSGLPVDAKYQEVVSLVQSFGKVTNVLIIRNEEGDENQGQPQYSKATVCMQKEQDAKALAECLTLTIREHPISVSDQNGEEELTSSIPVIIKGEVIGAPKTPAAPNEAVKVPEASVGQKNSNEIHREQVKPQRKRKRGCRAGQLERLKRLQRENKRGMVKITGLPESGCSEIDIAKLAQPFGTPVKILLITKPSEALVTMQDVETAQKMVKVYTDMPVCINDSVLNMSLLPNLLVDFNRPVALFHSLMGPRNPVSKAEVGGDDDWNRLLVVSNIPATPSGPTEIQNLVQRFGTVQQTLALKDKIIFEMGTADMAKSVFNRFQKFPCIVQNNKLAFSWKPDPKTDLPKVDISSAGSTASTDGNDSQTAETTMPPGGQEDSLSQSGLKVESGTGVDTKVEGQEVQPGNEGMNVEKGVQATKSPALEGKDQEKEPDASSLQPAGVNQREPGGQGGEVVTEKVVDVSTTQSEEPVSSDATSAPQAAKPETEKMSVSSSTPAPKVMAAIIEALRQESRNRSSTRITTDQAAAENPPGKQPKDKETPDVQAAPALPRVTPEILKVLLEECRVRSTSRAGAEQARKEQAQAPPAGQKPSTGNRRDHSGDREPGREQATKRKTREEEREERERARRERERRLKTQEEEKEKGRREREKRRSYRERSSGSPGSRSSMRYEGSRHSGKSGARSESRRGNGEEKQQEEEELGEKHVPFDMEDFVTVDEVGEAAAVPRPLPETTTEVTEVTEVTVNDPVTTASEAEQQAPADTTSMELEGEPGTAKVREEALDKREQKEGLSPATTEGPVKTAEGPGDVTEETFPDCQDDIKEPVVTVPKTTCDEVTEESTTTDAPAAAGEEERDGRVEGLNMGTFLTVDEVGQVEEDGEKRSAENVESKRRRTSQEEREEETARRKMKMEPLFYKDYSIPPFNPDSPVGMEFLVPKSGFFCKVCSKFYSGTDEAEKNHCKTLKHHQNLEKSLEKWRVKKD; translated from the exons ATGTACCAGCCTCAGCAACAGGGGGCACCCTTCAACAGGCCCAGGAACATGCCATACCATCAACAACAACCGGGTCACTCTACGGGCAGCAACAACATGGCCCAGATGAACAGCTACCAGGCGGGTCAGTTCCCGCCGCAAACACGGCTACCCGAGGAGCTGGAGTCAGCGATCTCTGTCCGTGTTCAGGGTGGGAGGGACGAGGACCACCGACTACTCAACCAGAATACCCAGATCTCCCGGCAGCACTGTGTAGATCCCCGCCTGCTCGGGGACGGTCGGAGTGGGAGTTCAGAGACTGCCTATTCTAACAGCAACAACCTTGTTTCGCTCTCCTGCGATGACCAGCAGAATCAGATGCAAGATGTGGACTGGTCCAACTACCAGACTCCCAGTAAACTCTTTGGTCTCAATCAGCAGCAGCACCTCCAGCAATCCTCCCACTCTCATGCTAACCCCAATAGCGGGCATTCAGGAGGGGGCATGCAAAGCTGGAATGCTCCTGTTCCTCCACCGGCTCGTCCACAGGGTGGAAACATGCAGGGTCTGTACGTACCCGAGAGCGCAGGCAGTATCCTGGCCGGCTTCGGTTTGTCAAACGATGACCTGGAGGTTCTCAGCCACTACCCTGATGACCAACTAACTCCAGACACTCTGCCCTTCATCCTACGTGACATACAGAtacacaaaacaaacagaaacacaggCCCTCCTGCGTTCTCTCAAACTCTCCCTGCTATTCCTAACCTGCCGCCACCGCTGCGTCTTTCTCCCCCACAGCGGCATCCTGCACATTCATGTACGACCAACATCCCAACTTTTCTGAGTGTGACGCAAACGGCGGGCAAAGTTATCGACTACGGCCATGCGAGTAGGGCGGCGGAAGAGGGTAGGGACTCTTACAAATGCGAGCTACCGTCCAAGGAGAGAGCGACTAAACCAGAGTCCACCGGTTCGTCTTTGAAACGTAAAGCTGAATCCCCAAGGCGGCACGACGACTCTTCCGACTCAAAGAAAGACAAAGACTACAGGAGGCGTGCTCCAATCCCCGACACTCACAAGCACAAAAGAACGCCCGTCAGAGAGCCGCTATCGAGATCTTGGTCAGAGCGCGAAGGGTCCAGATCAAGGCCACAGTTTGAAGCCAGGAGTGAGTCGTCAAAATCAACCAGACCCTCCGGTGCCAAACGCAGCTCTAGCGCAACCATGAGGCTCCCAACACCCACCATGATAGGTGATTTCTCGGCGGACCCTCCGAAGGTGTACCCCCACACCTGCTCCCTGTGCGACATGCAATGTGAACGGGCTAAG GACTGGATCGATCACGTAAACACAGTCAACCACACAGCTAGCTGCAGAGATCTGCGCAACAA GTATCCAGACTGGAATCCAAATGTCCCAAG GAGGGACCCGTCTCAAGGTCAGGATGTCTGTGCCACCTGGCAGTCCCTAGAacgctctccctcccgctcagtCTCCCGTTCCTTGTCCTggtccccctcccccaccccccctctggACCGAAGCAGAAGGATCTCTCCGCCCACCTCCCATGGACACGCCCACCACACCTCTGGTCGGCACAGCCCCTCCCAGTCCCATCGGGGTTCTGCCTCCAGCGCTCACAGGCCGGAGAAGAGAACAAGCGAATCCTCAG GGATATCTACTGGGAGCTCCTCTCGAGAAGGCCTGAAGCGTTCCAGAAATGACCCCGCCAAGTGTGCGACTGGCCACGGCAACAGAGCAGGGGTTTCTGGGAAACACGAGTCCGGGAAACGTGAGTCCTATTTGTCGTCCACCAGCAAGTTTCCGGCGTCCATGTCTGAGAAGCCACATCGCCCATCTTCCTCTAAGCCAGGCGCCAAGCCAGCGGCCGGGAAGGAGACCGCCTTAGGACAGGACTCAGAG CTCCAGTCCTCCAACGCGCCACAGAAGAAGCCGAATCCAACGCAGCAGAAGAAGAATCCTCCAGGTTCCTACTTGCTCTATCTGTCAGGCCTCCCTGTAGATGCCAAGTACCAGGAAGTGGTGTCACTGGTGCAGTCCTTTGGCAAGGTCACCAATGTCCTCATCATCAGGAACGAGGAGGGGGATGAGAACCAGGGGCAGCCGCAATACAGTAAA GCCACTGTTTGCATGCAGAAAGAGCAGGATGCGAAAGCACTGGCTGAGTGCCTCACTCTCACCATACGGGAACACCCCATCTCTGTCTCCGACCAG AATGGTGAGGAGGAGCTTACTTCCTCCATACCTGTCATTATAAAGGG AGAAGTGATCGGTGCTCCCAAGACACCTGCAGCCCCCAACGAGGCCGTCAAAGTCCCAG aagcCAGCGTTGGTCAGAAGAATTCAAATGAG ATACACAGGGAGCAGGTGAAGccacagaggaagaggaagaggggctgTAGAGCGGGACAGCTCGAGAGACTCAAAAGACTACAGAGGGAAAACAAG AGGGGCATGGTCAAGATTACTGGACTTCCTGAAAGCGGCTGCTCCGAGATTGATATCGCAAAGCTGGCCCAGCCCTTCGGAACACCTGTCAAGATCCTCCTCATCACCAAGCCCAGTGAG GCTTTGGTCACCATGCAGGATGTGGAGACAGCCCAGAAGATGGTGAAAGTTTACACCGACATGCCTGTCTGCATCAACGACTCTGTTCTGAACATGAGCCTGCTTCCAAACCTCCTGGTGGACTTCAACAGACCG GTGGCACTTTTCCATTCATTGATGGGACCCAGGAATCCTGTTAGT AAGGCGGAGGTGGGAGGTGATGATGACTGGAACCGTCTCCTGGTTGTCAGTAACATCCCGGCCACGCCCTCCGGCCCAACAGAGATCCAGAACCTGGTCCAGCGCTTCGGCACAGTCCAACAGACTCTGGCACTCAAGGACAAG atcatctttgagatgggAACAGCAGACATGGCCAAGAGTGTCTTCAACCGCTTCCAGAAGTTTCCCTGCATAGTTCAGAACAACAAGCTTGCCTTCTCCTGGAAACCTGATCCTAAGACTGATCTACCTAAAGTCGACATCTCCTCTGCTGGCTCAACAGCTTCGACTGATGGCAATGACTCCCAGACTGCAGAGACCACTATGCCCCCTGGTGGCCAGGAGGACTCACTGTCTCAGTCAGGATTAAAGGTGGAGTCAGGAACCGGGGTTGATACTAAGGTTGAAGGACAGGAGGTTCAGCCAGGGAATGAAGGGATGAACGTTGAAAAAGGGGTTCAAGCCACAAAGTCTCCAGCTTTAGAAGGAAAGGATCAAGAGAAGGAGCCTGATGCATCTTCCTTACAGCCAGCAGGAGTGAACCAGAGAGAACCTGGAGGTCAGGGTGGAGAGGTCGTCACAGAGAAAGTTGTAGACGTTTCAACAACGCAGTCCGAAGAACCAGTCTCCTCAGATGCTACCTCCGCTCCTCAAGCTGCTAAACCAGAGACAGAGAAAATGTCTGTTTCCAGTTCCACCCCAGCCCCAAAAGTGATGGCAGCCATCATAGAGGCCTTACGACAGGAGAGCAGGAACAGATCCTCTACCAGGATTACCACCGACCAGGCTGCAGCTGAGAATCCTCCAGGTAAACAACCAAAAGATAAGGAGACTCCAGATGTTCAGGCTGCCCCCGCTCTACCCAGAGTGACCCCAGAGATCCTGAAGGTGCTGCTGGAGGAGTGCAGGGTCCGGTCCACCAGTAGGGCCGGCGCTGAGCAGGCCAGGAAGGAGCAGGCTCAGGCGCCCCCTGCAGGCCAAAAGCCATCCACTGGAAACCGAAGAGACCACAGTGGAGACAGGGAGCCTGGAAGAGAGCAGGCCACCAAGAGGAAGACCCgcgaggaggaaagggaggagagggagagagcgaggagggagagggagaggaggctgaagacccaagaggaggagaaggagaaaggaaggagggagagagagaagaggcggTCCTACAGGGAACGGTCATCAGGATCACCGGGGTCCCGGTCCTCTATGAGGTATGAGGGGAGCCGACACAGTGGGAAGAGCGGCGCCAGGTCTGAGTCCAGGAGAGGAAACGGAGAGGAGAAACAGCAG gaagaggaggagttagGTGAGAAGCACGTCCCCTTCGACATGGAAGACTTTGTGACTGTGGACGAGGTGGGGGAAGCAGCTGCGGTGCCCCGTCCTCTCCCCGAGACAACCACAGAGGTGACTGAGGTTACAGAGGTGACCGTCAACGACCCTGTGACCACAGCCTCTGAGGCAGAGCAGCAGGCACCAGCTGACACTACATCGATGGAGTTGGAGGGTGAGCCTGGGACAGCCAAGGTACGGGAGGAAGCGCTGGACAAACGAGAACAGAAGGAGGGGTTGTCCCCAGCAACCACAGAGGGGCCGGTGAAGACTGCAGAGGGACCTGGGGACGTGACAGAGGAGACATTTCCAGACTGTCAGGATGACATCAAAGAG CCTGTGGTCACTGTGCCGAAGACAACCTGCGACGAGGTCACTGAGGAGTCCACAACCACAGACGCACCTGCCGCCGCTGGAGAAGAGGAACGGGATGGACGAGTGGAGGGCCTCAACATGGGGACGTTTCTGACGGTGGACGAGGTGGGACAGGTGGAGGAGGACGGGGAGAAGAGGTCTGCTGAGAACG TGGAGTCGAAGCGAAGGAGGACAtctcaggaggagagagaggaggagacggcgaggaggaagatgaagatggAACCCCTCTTTTATAAAGACTACAGCATCCCTCCCTTCAACCCTGACAGCCCTGTCG GCATGGAGTTTCTGGTCCCCAAGTCAGGCTTCTTCTGCAAGGTGTGTTCTAAGTTCTACAGCGGAACTGACGAGGCTGAGAAGAACCACTGCAAGACCCTCAAACACCATCAGAACCTGGAG AAATCCCTGGAGAAGTGGAGAGTGAAGAAAGACTGA